The Campylobacter sp. MG1 genome includes the window AGCACAAATGAGCCTTACTCGGCTAGTGTTTTTTATATTTTTGATGAAAATAATAATTCTATTATTTTTATATCTAGTACAAATTCTAGACATATAAAAAATATAAAAACACTAGCCGTTGCAATATATCATCAAAATCCTATCAAAGGCTTACAAATCATAGGAGAATTAAGTTTAGCCACACAAGAACAAAAAGATATATACATTAAAAAATACAAAATGGCTAAATTTGCACTAAATCATGAAATTTACGCTATAAAATTAAAATATCTAAAATACACGGATAATACATTAATATTACCTAAAAAGTTGGAATTTAATTATGAATGAATTTATCTTAGACATAAGTGCTACATTAATTTTTAGTTTTTTATTAATTTATATTTTCATTAAAAAGGCAAAAAAATGAATATTTTAGTAATTTGTGATAGTTTTAAAGGCTCACTTAGTTCAAAAGAGGCTAATGAAAGTATATCCAACTCAGCTAAAAGACTAGGTTTTAATGTAAAAAGTTTAGAAATTTCTGATGGTGGTGATGGATTTTTAGTAGCTGTTAATCAAAAATTAAATGCAAATAAAATAACATTAAATTTAAAAAATGCAGCCAATACCGAAAATTTAGAAGGCTATTATTTATTAGACAATAACACAGCATATTTTGAAATGGCTGAATTTGCTGGGATAGCAAAACTTAAAGAAAGCGATAAAAATCCACTAAAAACTAGCACAAAATCATTAGGAATTGCTATACTTGATGCTATTAACAAAAATACAAATAAATTTATAATAGGTATAGGTGGTTCGGCTACAAATGATGCTGGTATCGGAATGCTAAGTGCTTTTGGCTATAATTTTTTAGATGAATTTGATAATATTTTAGAACCAATCGGAAAAAATTTAATCAAAATAAAAAAAATTGATGATAAAAATATAGATTTAAGATTAAAAAAATGTACTTTTCACATAGCAAATGATGTAAATAATCCATTATATGGTCTAAATGGTGCAGCTTTTATATACGCTAGACAAAAAGGTGCAAATGATAGTGATATTATTTTTTTAGATGAGGGTTTAAAAAATTTTGCAAATATTTGCGAAAAACATTTTGGCAAAGACTTTTCTATGTGTGCTGGAGCTGGTGCTGCTGGTGGATTAGCTTATGGTTTTTTAGAATTTTTAAATGCTAGTTTTTGTTCTGGATTTGAATTTTTAAAACAACTTTTAAATTTAGAAGAATACATAAAAAACGCTGATATTGTAATAACTGGAGAAGGTTCATTTGATAATCAAAGCTTAATGGGAAAAGTGATTGGCTCAATAAATAATTTATGTGAAATTCATCAAAAAAAATTAATAATTTTTTGTGGTATTAATAAAAGTGATTTTAAAAACTGCTTTTCTTTAAAAGAAAATTATAAACAATATAATCAAACTGAATTAATGCAAAAAAATATAGCTCAAGAATGTTTAAGTAATTTATCATATAAAATTTTAAAAAATATAAAAAATTATTAAAAAACATAAAATGAAACTTAAAGTTTTTTAAACTTTAAAAAATAAAGCATAATTATTAATTTTTAAAAATTATAAAAAACCTTAGAATAAAATTATTTGCGTAAAAAAGTTAAATGATATGATAAAAAATTATTTAAGTAAATATAAAATTATTAAACAAAATGTTTATTTAATATTAAAATCAAATTTATAACTTTTATTAAAATAAACTAATCAAAATATTTTTAAATATAAAATTAATTAATAATTTTTTTGTATCAAAATATTTCATAAATAAAATTTATTATCAATATATTTACTTAATTTTTTTATTGATTTGATCGTAAATTTCTCATTTCAACTATAAATTCCTCAAAGCTTTGTGCTTTAATTTCTCCACGTAAATGAGCTTCTTCTAACTCTTTAGCTTCTTTTAATGCTTCTAAAAATTCATCACTCTTATAGTATTATTCTAAATGTTTATCAAATTCACTTTTTTGTTTTATTATTTTAATAGGTTCATTAAAAGCTTTTGCTAATTATTTTAATGCTTTTAAAAAATATGGATTGTCATTTAATGTAATTGTTACTTTCATCTTATCCATTTTAAAAAATATAAATATTATAAATAAAATAATACAAATAATTTTAATTATAAAATTCTAATTATAGTCTAATTTGCATAAATATCGCTCTTTCATAGTGCTAGAACCAATAAGTCCGCCTTGATGAATATATAAAATATTATCCTTAAAAATATCCAAATTCTCATAAATAGCCATTAGCCCAACACTATCATAAAGCAAATCAAATTTTATTTTTGTTATATTTTCTGTAAGTATAAAAAGCTCTTCATAAAGCTTTGCAAAATGATATTTTTTATTAGTTTTTAATAATTTTAAATTTGATTTAGGATTTAATTTTTGAATTTGCTTAGCAAAATATTCTTCACCACTCACACAAGAAGTGGTAAATACTCTAATCTCTGGTAAAATTTGACTTAAATATTTTTCTAAATAAATAGCACTTGTATAAGTTCCGCTTGGCAAAAACACATCGCAATTAAATTCTTTACATACACTAGAAATTTCATTTGCCATATCAAAAAAACCAAACCTTGCAAAATCATTACAAACGCCCTCATCTATCAAAAAACTATCGCTATCACTTTTATGTAAATTCATAGCAAAATCCTTAGGGCTTAAACCAAAATCATTAGAATAATAAATATTTGCGTTATTTTTAATAGCATTTTCTAAATTTCCACAAATTTCACATCTTCTAGCACATACAAATGAAAATTTATAATTATTTTTATTAGAAAATAAAGCCAATGCTTGCATAGCATTTGATTGACTTGAACCATAACAAATCAAGTGCTTATATGGTAATTTTATACTTTTTAAAAATGCTAATTTTCTGGCTTTATTTCCATTGATTTCACCTAATAAATCATCTCTTAAAACTATAAAATTTTTATTAAAAATATGAAAATTTGTAAACATAAACCAGCCTTAAAATATTAAAGCCTAAAAAATAGGCTTTAGTTATTATATATTTTGATTTAAAACAAAAATTTTTATATCATCATAAAGTTTAGTTTTACCTTGCCAAAAAGGCACTTTATAATAATCTTGCACCTTTTTTTTATCAGATAAATTAATTAAATCCACAAGTCTATTTCCTTTATTTAAATCTATTTCACTTTTTGCATCAATATATATCTCTTTTAATTTTATAAAATCAAGCCCAAAAAGCTCTGCATAATCTTTAATCTTTTCATCTAGCCTACTAGCTTTAACCTTATTTATCTCGCTAATCAAATCCATATAATCGCTAATATCATTAGAATTAATTATATCCAGTGCTATTTCTTGGTCAGCCTCGCTTAAAATCGCTAGACTTTTTATTAGTTTTTCTTTATTTTCGGCTGTTTTATCACGCTTAAATTTTGCAAATAAATCCTGCATATAATCATAATTTATCTCAAATCTATTTTCATTAAAGCTTAAATCTGTTTCATAATGCTCTTTAAACTCATCTTTTAAAACCCCACTTTGAATGCTATCTTGATACCTTACTTTTAATATTTCATAAGTATTTTCATCTAAATTTGAAACTATCATTTATAACTCCTTTTATCAAAATCATAACCTTGAATTTTCGCCGCTCTTATATACCACTCAAGCTCGTTAAACAATCTTCTAAACTCTTTTATATCTTCTTCATCACTTGGCAAAGAAGCAAAGCCGTGTATAAAAAGCGTATTAATCTTCGCATAAATTTCGTTGATTTTTTCTACGTAATAGCCTATTTTTGGCACAAAAATCTCGCTTTCATTAGCACCTGAATAAAGCTCTAAAGCCTTTTTTATATTTTCTTGCATAGCAACAGGCTCTTTAAAATACACTATATTTCCATAAGGTTTAAGCCCATTTAAGACCCTATTAGTCCTAGAAAACGCCTGAATTAAATTTGCATATTCTAAAGTTTTATCTAAATATAAAGTATTTACATATTTTGAATCATAACCAGTTAGCATTTGATTTACAACGATTAAAATATCTAGCTTATCATCATCTTTTATACTTTTATAATGCTCTTTGTGTGCTAATCTTGCTGCAATGTCCTTTTTAAATTCTCCATCATCAATTCTTAAACTTTTATGAAACATAGCATTATAATCGCTTATAATCTCATGCAATGCTTTTCCTTTATCCACTACAAATGCGTAATTTTCATCAATATTTGTATCAAAAAGTGTCGTAATTTTTAAATCATGCAATCCTTTATTTTTATAATCTTTAAAAATTCTATAATACTCTATCGCATCAGGTATCGAGCTTACCGCAAAAATAGCATGAAAATACCTATCAAATTTATAGCTTTTATGAGATTTTGAAAATCTAGAAAAATCACTTAAAATCTCTTTTACTACATTTATTTTCCATTGTGTATTTTCAAAATAATCCGTCTCTTTTAGTTTTGCTTCGGTTGTTTCATCATCAAAATCATACCAACTAGCATCATTTAATATTTTTGCTTTTTTATCCCTAATATCATCATAATTAATCTTTTGAACTAAATTAAACCTTAAAATATTTTCATCTCTTAAGCCATCTTTTATAGTGTAACGATGAAGCTCATTTCCAAAAATATTTTTAGTTTCATTGTCAAATTTTGAATTCTCTTTAAAAATCGGCGTCCCTGTAAAACCAAAAAACATAGAATTAACAAAGACTTTTTTAATATCACTTAACATTTCTCCTGAAGTTGAGCGATGTGCTTCATCTATTATAAAAACTATTTTTTTAGTATCTTTACTCATTGATTTTGATAATTTTTGCATTTTTTGAATAGAAGTTATTATTAGCTTTTCTCTTTCTTTAGGGTTTAGCTTACGCTTTAAATCCCTTATGTTTTCGGTATTTAACACCCCATCATCATAGCTAAAAGAACAATATTCTTTAAAAGATTGATCATTTAACTCAACCCTATCTACTAAAAACACCACTTTATCCACATTCTTAAGCTCATTTACAAGTTCAGCTGCTTTGTAACTTGTCATAGTTTTACCTGAGCCTGTGGTATGCCATATAAAGCCACCTAAATTAAAATCTCCTAAATGATTTTTAACAACTTCTAAAATCATTTTAGCCGCATAATATTGATAACTTCTTAGAATTATTAAACTTTTATCAGCACCTTGGACTATTGAATATTTGCTTACTAATTCGTGAGCTAGTGGTATTTTTAGCATTGAATTAGCTAAATCTATATAATTTTTTAAATGCTCATTATTTTTTTTCGCCCAACAAAACCTAAATGACTTATTAAACTCACTATCATTAGTATTAGCAAAATACCTACTATCATTAGGGGTCATTATTACAAAAATTTGCACCAAATTCATAAGCCCCTTACTAAATAGCCCTTCATTTTTGTATTTTTTGAGTTGATTATAAGCTTCTTCTAAATTTTTATCATCTTTTTTAAGTTCTATATGATAAAGTGGCAATCCATTGATAAGCAAAAGCACATCACCACGCCTATCTTTTAGCATATCATCAAGCTTTTTAAATTTCGGTTGTCTTGCGATTTGATAAATAGTGCGACCACTTGCAATTTCATCTTTATTAAAGATTATAAGAGTTATTTCTTTACCATTATTTTTAGTATCACTTGGATTATCCCTTGTGATTGTTATAGTGCCTTCTTTTAACATTCTTGCTATTTCATAAGGAGATTTTCTAAAATGCTCTAGGATTTTATTTATTTCCTTTTCGCTTAATTCTACGCCGTTTAGCTTAGCACTCTCGCTATTGTTTGCAAAGACAATTTTAGCAAAATTATCCACTAAATCCTGCTCACTTGGGCTCATTAAAACATTAGCAAAACTATCATTTTGCCAACCATTTTTCTCTAAAGCTTTAATTAAATCGTTTTCAAACTCTAATTCACTTACAAAACTATACATTTATTCTCCTTTAAAAATTTTTTCTAATAAAGCAAGTTTTATTTGCTTTAATTTGCTTAATTTTTTTTCATATAAATTTATACTTTCATCTAAAGCTTTAAACAATTCCCCGATTTTTTCTTGCTCTTTTAAACTTGGGAGTTTTACTTTTATACAACTAAATTTAGAAATTGAAAGCGTAAATCTAGTATTACCTTGAGCTAAGTTATAACATTGTTGCAAAAAATTATTATGCTTAAAAACTTGTCCTGCAAAAGTATTGTTTAGATTAATTTTAGGTCTTAAACGCATTAAATGATAACTATATAAAACATTATTTAAATTTTCTAAAATAACAGATGAATGCGCTATATCGTCAGGGGTTTCAGATGATGGAGTAAATAATATATCTCCATATTTCAAATCAAAACTTTTTAATTCATTTTCAGTAGCTGAAGTAATTGCAAAATTAAAATTATTAGTAATATAACTATTTTTATAAACATCCATATAATTTAATAATTTAACAATTTTTTCACCTTTTACAATGATTTTATCTACACTACTAGTTTTTAATTCTCCTATATTTCCTAATTCAAATTCCTGCCATTTTTCGCTAAAAGTTTTAAAGCGTAGTTGTGGGTGAATTTCGTATGTTTTAGTAAAAAGTTTATCAAGTAAAGCCTTTTTGCTTTGCTTTAGCTTTGAGATTTTTAATTCAGTTTTATTTATACTCTCATCTAAATTTTTAAACAATTCTCCGATTTTCTCTTGTTCTTTCAAACTCGGGAGTTTGATTGATAACTCCATAGTTTTCCTTGGCGATATATTAAACCTTGAAATACCTTGAGCAAGTTTTATCATTTGCTGTCTAAATGATTTACTTCTTAAGCTATATGATAAAAACTTAAAATCTATATCAACTTTTAATCTATAACCAAAACAAAAACTATTTAAATAAACATTATCTAAGTTATATAACCAAACTGAACTCATACCTACTTCTTCTGGAGTTTCTGAAGAAGTAGTAAAAAATACATCTCCATATTTAATTTTATTTTGTGAGTTATCAATTTCTATTTTTTCTAAATTTTCAATATCTACAAATGAATTATTAAAAATATTTAAATACGGGATATATCTTGCATTTCCATATCCAAAATCTTCTTTAGTTTTACCACTTAATCCTGTAAAAGTTTCTCCTATATTTCCTAATTCAAATTCCTGCCATTTTTCGCTAAAGCCTTTAAATCTTAGTTTTCTCATAGCCTTATCCTAAGATTTTTATAAGCTCATTTATGGCTTTTTGCTCGTTTATATCAGCATCTAGTTCAGCTAAAAGCTCACAAACTTTCGCATTGCTTTGCTTTAAATCATTTTCAATTTCGCTTAAAGTATCTTTATAAATATCATTTAAAGCCCTTAGTTTGTTTGCTATCTCATCACACATTACATTAAACATATCTAACAAATTGCTTATAATAGGCTCTATCCAAATGGTATTTAGCAAGGTTTTTATCTCATCTATATTTAGCTCATCTTGTTTTTTACTTGATTTTATATCAAGCTCTTTTGCGTAAGTATTGTATGATTTTTTAGCGTTTTCATAATCTTTTAGTTTTTCGTTAATTTTGATTATATTTAGCTCATCAATATCTAATGTGGCTTTGCTAATCATCTTATATTCAGCTTTTATTAACTTTTCATCTAAATCGCCGTTGTCTTTAAAGTAGCTTTCGTCTAATTCATCTTTAAGCTCGTTTAATTCTTGATAGATTTCTTCTTTATGATTTGCTAGGTTTGATAATTCTTGTAATTCGGAGCTAAAAAATTCGTTTTTGATAATCTCTAAATCTAAGGTTTTGCTAAATTCTTTTAAGCTTGTTCTTTGAATGCTATCTATATCGTTTAAAATCCCCCCCCCCGTTCTATCAATTAGTTTTTGATATATTTTGTATTTATCAAAAAGCTCGTAATTATTTGCAATTTGTTCTAGTGGTTCATTTAAGGTATTTTCAATTTTATTAATATCAATTAAGTCTAAATTATCAATTAAATTTATTTTTAAAAAATCTTTATAATTATTTAGCTCGGTTTTATAGTTTAGCTCATAGTTTTTATATCTTTTGAGTTTAAAATCTGCTCTTTTAAATTTGAAAAATCATTAAATCTTAAATACTCATCATCATAGTTTGCAAAAATATCATTTTGTAAGCTTTTTAAACTATCAAAATATTTTTTATCTAAATCCTTTTTAGGTATGCCACCAAACATTAAAGCATTAAAATCTAGCTCTAAATCATCAGTTTTATTTATGTATCTTGTTATGTTTAGATTATAATTATTATTAATTACTTCATCTTTGCTTACAAGTCTTGCAAAATTTGTTTGATTTTTCCTTGCTACTATACAATCAAAAATCTTTTTTATATTTGATGCTTGGAGTTTGTTTTTCTTGCCATCTTTTATGAATTCATTACTTGCATCAATAAATAAAATATCGCTAGTTCTATTTATATCGTTCGTTAAAAACATAACTATGGTTGAGATACCAGTGCCATAAAAAATATTTGCTGGTAGCCCTACTATTGCATAAATATGGTTATTTTCAATTAAATTTTTTCTAATCTCTTCTTCAGCTCCACTTCTAAATAAAACCCCGTGTGGTAAAACTATCCCCATTAATCCGTTGTTTTCTAAATGATAAAGTGAATGCTGTAAAAATGCAAAATCAGCCTTTTTATTAGGTGCTAAACCATATCTAAATCTTGGATCACTTGTAGCATTATCTCTTTGCCAATTAGCTGAATATGGAGGATTTGCTGCTATTGCATTTACCCTTAAAGCATCACCATTTTCACAAGGCCAATCTCTTAACAAAGTATCGGCGTTTTTAAGGCTTATAAGATTTACAGGAGTATTTGTCATAATTAAATTCATTCTTGCTAAATCATAAGTTGTTTGCATTAACTCTTGCCCATAATAATGTATCTTTATATCTTCTTCATAATGCTTTTTAACGGCTTTTCCCATGGTAATAAGCAAACTTCCAGAGCCACAAGTTGGATCATAAAGCTTAATTTCCTTGCAAGTATCTTTTAAATAATTAGCTATTACTTCAGAGATTAGAACTGATACTTCGTGTGGAGTATAAAACTCACCTGCTTTCTTACCTGCATTACTTGCAAACATAGATATTAAATACTCATAAATATAACCAACTAAATCAAAATCTTTTTGTATGCTAAAATCTAAATCCTTGAAAATAAAAGCGATTTTTTCAATTTTTGTGCTAATTGCTGAATTGTCCTTGCCTAAAATATTGATATTATTTCTTAGTTGTCTAAAAATATTTTCATAGGTTGGATTATTTTTAGCACATTCTTCAAAAAAATCTAAAGCTTTACTTAGCGTTTCAACTTTTAATCCAGTCCTATCGTCAATCCAAGCTTTATAAGAATATTCATAAGGTATAAAATATCCATTTTCGTTACAACAAAGTTTAACTAATAATTCATCTTTAATACTTTCAAAATCAAATTCTTTTAAATCTTTCGTAACAGCCTTATAATCATCTAAAGTAACACCTTGTTTTATCATAAAGCTAAACAAATTATCCGATAAAAATTTATAAAATAAAAATCCTAAAATGAAATCTTTATAATTATTTGCATCTACCTCGCCCCTTAGCTCTTCAGCTGTTTTCCAAATTTTATTTGCTAATTCTTGCTTAGTCATCATTCTCCTTTAAAATTTTTATTTTAATAATATTAATTTATTATTAATAAAAAATATATAATTAAAAAATCTAAATTTATCTTGGTATTTTATTTATTAAATTTATGTGGAGAATTAATATTTGCTAAATGTGTTTTATTGTTTTCATCTATATCATAAGCCATACCAAAACCTTTAACAAATCTACCACTTTTAATAATTAATTTAACAAAATGAAAATCTTGCATATTATAAAAAATATCTATGTTTTCATCATTTTGTTGTTCTTTTAAAAGAGAGAATAATCTATTAAAATCATCATCTCTATTTAAGATTTTTGCATTTACTTTATACCTTAATCTAATTCTTGCAAAAATCGTTTTAGCCTTGCTTTCATCTTGCAAAAACATAATTTCTACTTTATTAGGATTAAATTTTAAAGCATTAAAATGCTCCACAACTTCGCTTATAAAAATATACATATCATTACCATCAAAAATAATAGGAGCATAAGAACTAATTGCATTACCATTATTGTCAATACTTGCTATTACCACGCTTTTAAAACTTTTTTTAAAAGTATCAATATCTAAATCTATCATTACAATATTACTCTTTTTAATTCTAAATTATTTACAAAGCAATGCTTCGTTAATTTGCATTAAAGCTCTATCATAGTTTATATTTTCAACCCATATTTGAATACTAATTTCTATATCAGCATCATTAATGTTTTTTACTCCGATAAAAATAGCTGGTTCTTTTAAAACTAAATCACAATTATTTAAAATGTTTAATAATTCTTTTCTACTCTCGCATAATTCTTGTGGTTTAATAATTTTTGACAAATCAATCCTTCTAATTTTTTCACGAGAATAATTATAAATATTATCGCTTACAACCTTTGAATTTGGCACTATTATATTTATATTATCATTAGTTCTAAGAGTAGTAGAAAACAAACTAATATTACTAACAAAACCCTCTCCAGCCCCTAATTTAACATATTCTTTTAATTTAAAAGGTCTAAAAATTACGAGTAAAACTCCAGCTGCAATATTTGATAGTGTTTCTTTAAAAGCAAATGATATAGCAAATGATGTCGCTGTAAATAAAGCTACAAAAGATGTAGTATTTACACCTAAATTATTAAGCATAGCTAATATCCCAAATACTAAAATAGTTATTTTTATTAACTTAACTAAAAATATAACTAATGTTTCATCAATTCTAGCCTTTGTTAATGCTATATCTAATGCTTTTCCAACTATTTTCATAATAATAAAAGCAATTAAAAGAATAATCAAAGAACCTAAAATTTTAAAACCATATGTTACAAATAATGTTTGATAATCAAAACTATTTATTGGAGTATCAATCATTTTATTTAAGACACTTTTTTCTTCCATAAATTTCCTTAAAACATAAATTATCTTTTTCTATATCTAAAAGAAAGCGCTATTTTAATATCCTTGCTATTTATAATAATTCTTTCATCAAAATCAGCAATACTCCTAGCTACTTTTAAAACCTTATTAGTAGCTCTTGCACTAAGCTCATAAGTGCTTATGGCTTTATTTAAAATGTTTTTTGCGTCATCATCTAAAATACAAAATTTTTTAATATCTTCATCACTTAATTTTCCATTAAATTCATCTTGCTTTCTTATAGATTTTTGAAAAATAAATGCTTTTAAAATATCATTAGCTAATTCTTCGCTTGAGTATAAAGCTGTAGCATTAGAACCAACCTCATCCATAGCTACATATAAATCAATTCTATCATAAATAGGCTGAGAAATTTTGTTCTTATATCTTATAATATCTCTTTCATAACAAGTACAAGTTTGTTCTTTTTTGAATAAATTTCCACAAGGGCAAGGATTAAGTGCTGATATAAATAAAAATTTAGTTTTATATGTAGTTTTTGAATTTACCCTAGAGATATTTATTTTATTATCTTCTAATGGCTCTCTTAAACTTTCTATAATTTTTTTATCAAAATATGCAAATTCATCAAAAAACAAAACGCCATTATTAGCAAGTCCTAACTCACCTATCTTTGCATTTTGTGTCCCTCCACCTAAAATTGAGCTGATTGTACTAGAACGATGGGGAGAACGAAAAGGTCTTTGTGGTGTAAAATCAAGACTATCTTTATTAAAGCTTTTATAAGCATTAGTTTCTAAAATTTCATCAATACTAAGTGGTGGCATAATATAACTAATCCGCTTAGCACACATACTTTTACCACTTCCAGGTGAGCCTTCTAGCATTAAATTATGCATTCCAAGTGCGGCTATTTTACACGCTAAAATAGCTTGATTTTGACCTTTAATATCTTTAAAATCAAATGGATAGTTTGTGTTTTTGATATAAGTTTTATCATTAATTTTTAATAAATTTAAAAATATACTCTCATCATAATGAATTCTAAATTTATCTTTATTACTACTTTTAAAAAATTCTATAGCTTCATCTAAATTATTTACTGCGTAACATTCTAAATTATATATCAAACTAGCTTGTTTGCTTAATTCTTTAGGTATCAATACCTTTGAATTAGGCTTAAAACTCGCTAAAAACAATAAAATAGAAAACATAATAGCTGTGCTTTTTACACTTTTATCAAGTCCTAATTCACCGAATACAAAAAAATCATTATCAATATTTTCATCATTATAAAAATATATAAGCAAAGCTATTGCTAAATCAAAATATGAGCCATTTTTTGGAGTATCTGATGGACTTAAATTTATAGTAATTTTCTTAGGTGGTAAAGAAAAATCATCTAAATTTGCAAAAGCTGCTTTAATCCTATCAACACTTTCTTTTATGCTAGTGCTAGGTAATCCAACTATGCTAAAAGCTGGTAAGCCTTTAGTAATCATAGCCTCTATATTAATTTCATAAAGTTTATCTATAAAAATAGCTGATTTTATTGAATTCAAAAACCACCTTCTTATAAAATTTCAAAACCTGTATTATTAAAATCTAATGTCAAAACTCTCATATCTTTAAAATTATCACTTAAAATTTTATTTAACTTATTAGCGTCATCGTTATAGCAAAGATTAAAAAAAGTTGAGCCTGAACCACTTAAGTTACTCATCAATGCACCATTTTTAATAGCTAATTCTTGAACCTTAAAAAGTTCTGGGATAGCCATCATACGACCTCTTTCATGTAGTCTATCCTTAGCGGCTACTTTTAGCATATCATAATTTTTACTCATAAAAGCTGCTGTTGTTAAAGAACTATGAGCTATATTAAAACAAGAATCTTCTAAACTAAGTTTGGTTGGTAAGGCCTTACGACTAGCATTTGTTGATATTGCTTTATTAGGGATACAAACTACAGCTTTTATAGAATCTGAAATTGTTGTTCTAATGTAATTTACTTTTAAATTTTCAACCAAAGAACATACAAAACCACCTAAAACAGCTGGACTAATATTATCAGGATGATTTTCGTAATCTAAAGCTTGATTTAAAATCATATTTTTATTAATACTTAAACCTGCAAAATAATAAGCACTTGCTATAGCTGCAACTATTATTGAACTAGAACTACCTAATCCTCTACTCAATGGGATATTATTAACAAATGAAAAACTAAAATTGTCTTTCTTACCAGTTAATTTATAATAAGTTTCATTAAAAATTATTATAAACAAATTATGCTTTTTTAAATAAATATTATCATCACCCTCGCCCTTAATACTAACCCTAAAAAATGAATTTTTTTTAATAATTGTCTCATTATAAAAATTTAAAGCTAAACCTAAACAATCAAATCCTGCACCTAAATTTGCACTTGTAGCTGGGCTAATAATTTTTAATTCTTTCATATTTATCTCCTAAATAGCAGGTAAAAAATAATTTGGCAAATTACTTTCTAAGAATTTGAAATTATACTCATTTGGTATAAAAAACTCATCTTTAAAATTATCATTTTTAATTAATTTGATTTTATCATCAGCAAGGGTAAAATATAAGTTATTGTTAGCTTTTATTAAATTATTCTTTGTAAATGTAAAACCACTAATTGCTTTTAATGGTATGTTTTTAACAAGGGCAATTGTGCTTAAAAATACATAAACAATTTTTAAAGAC containing:
- a CDS encoding tRNA threonylcarbamoyladenosine biosynthesis protein TsaB, whose amino-acid sequence is MANLIGIYDGNNLLKEEIKIINKTSEDLPKIMQELLNKYNFSELAYANGPGSYMSLKIVYVFLSTIALVKNIPLKAISGFTFTKNNLIKANNNLYFTLADDKIKLIKNDNFKDEFFIPNEYNFKFLESNLPNYFLPAI
- a CDS encoding pyridoxamine 5'-phosphate oxidase family protein, coding for MIDLDIDTFKKSFKSVVIASIDNNGNAISSYAPIIFDGNDMYIFISEVVEHFNALKFNPNKVEIMFLQDESKAKTIFARIRLRYKVNAKILNRDDDFNRLFSLLKEQQNDENIDIFYNMQDFHFVKLIIKSGRFVKGFGMAYDIDENNKTHLANINSPHKFNK
- the thrB gene encoding homoserine kinase, giving the protein MKELKIISPATSANLGAGFDCLGLALNFYNETIIKKNSFFRVSIKGEGDDNIYLKKHNLFIIIFNETYYKLTGKKDNFSFSFVNNIPLSRGLGSSSSIIVAAIASAYYFAGLSINKNMILNQALDYENHPDNISPAVLGGFVCSLVENLKVNYIRTTISDSIKAVVCIPNKAISTNASRKALPTKLSLEDSCFNIAHSSLTTAAFMSKNYDMLKVAAKDRLHERGRMMAIPELFKVQELAIKNGALMSNLSGSGSTFFNLCYNDDANKLNKILSDNFKDMRVLTLDFNNTGFEIL
- a CDS encoding type I restriction-modification system subunit M is translated as MTKQELANKIWKTAEELRGEVDANNYKDFILGFLFYKFLSDNLFSFMIKQGVTLDDYKAVTKDLKEFDFESIKDELLVKLCCNENGYFIPYEYSYKAWIDDRTGLKVETLSKALDFFEECAKNNPTYENIFRQLRNNINILGKDNSAISTKIEKIAFIFKDLDFSIQKDFDLVGYIYEYLISMFASNAGKKAGEFYTPHEVSVLISEVIANYLKDTCKEIKLYDPTCGSGSLLITMGKAVKKHYEEDIKIHYYGQELMQTTYDLARMNLIMTNTPVNLISLKNADTLLRDWPCENGDALRVNAIAANPPYSANWQRDNATSDPRFRYGLAPNKKADFAFLQHSLYHLENNGLMGIVLPHGVLFRSGAEEEIRKNLIENNHIYAIVGLPANIFYGTGISTIVMFLTNDINRTSDILFIDASNEFIKDGKKNKLQASNIKKIFDCIVARKNQTNFARLVSKDEVINNNYNLNITRYINKTDDLELDFNALMFGGIPKKDLDKKYFDSLKSLQNDIFANYDDEYLRFNDFSNLKEQILNSKDIKTMS
- a CDS encoding YifB family Mg chelatase-like AAA ATPase; translated protein: MNSIKSAIFIDKLYEINIEAMITKGLPAFSIVGLPSTSIKESVDRIKAAFANLDDFSLPPKKITINLSPSDTPKNGSYFDLAIALLIYFYNDENIDNDFFVFGELGLDKSVKSTAIMFSILLFLASFKPNSKVLIPKELSKQASLIYNLECYAVNNLDEAIEFFKSSNKDKFRIHYDESIFLNLLKINDKTYIKNTNYPFDFKDIKGQNQAILACKIAALGMHNLMLEGSPGSGKSMCAKRISYIMPPLSIDEILETNAYKSFNKDSLDFTPQRPFRSPHRSSTISSILGGGTQNAKIGELGLANNGVLFFDEFAYFDKKIIESLREPLEDNKINISRVNSKTTYKTKFLFISALNPCPCGNLFKKEQTCTCYERDIIRYKNKISQPIYDRIDLYVAMDEVGSNATALYSSEELANDILKAFIFQKSIRKQDEFNGKLSDEDIKKFCILDDDAKNILNKAISTYELSARATNKVLKVARSIADFDERIIINSKDIKIALSFRYRKR
- a CDS encoding mechanosensitive ion channel family protein, coding for MEEKSVLNKMIDTPINSFDYQTLFVTYGFKILGSLIILLIAFIIMKIVGKALDIALTKARIDETLVIFLVKLIKITILVFGILAMLNNLGVNTTSFVALFTATSFAISFAFKETLSNIAAGVLLVIFRPFKLKEYVKLGAGEGFVSNISLFSTTLRTNDNINIIVPNSKVVSDNIYNYSREKIRRIDLSKIIKPQELCESRKELLNILNNCDLVLKEPAIFIGVKNINDADIEISIQIWVENINYDRALMQINEALLCK